From a region of the Gossypium raimondii isolate GPD5lz chromosome 10, ASM2569854v1, whole genome shotgun sequence genome:
- the LOC105777483 gene encoding RING-H2 finger protein ATL72, which produces MMQAKTAMVTTLYHRPHRLLLDTQPNASPSLPNGSRTRNAFANEANFDTNMVIILAALLCALICALGLNSIMRCAFRCGRRFGLDATEETAARLAAATGLKKSALRRLPVAVYGSGMDMKATECPICLGEFMDGEKVRVLPKCNHGFHVRCIDTWLLSRSSCPTCRQSLLDQATSSSDGAVEIENGIRPHGNSSGGQQADVPVPADEVG; this is translated from the coding sequence ATGATGCAAGCTAAAACAGCAATGGTTACCACTCTTTACCATCGACCACACCGCCTTCTCCTCGATACGCAACCGAACGCATCGCCATCGCTACCGAATGGAAGCAGGACGCGCAATGCTTTCGCCAATGAAGCCAACTTTGACACCAACATGGTGATCATCCTAGCAGCTTTGCTTTGTGCATTGATATGTGCTCTAGGACTAAACTCCATTATGCGTTGTGCTTTTCGTTGCGGCAGAAGGTTTGGTTTGGACGCCACGGAAGAGACCGCGGCGCGTTTGGCTGCCGCGACGGGCCTGAAGAAGAGCGCGTTGCGTCGGCTTCCGGTGGCCGTGTATGGTTCAGGGATGGATATGAAGGCTACTGAGTGTCCAATTTGCCTTGGAGAATTCATGGATGGTGAAAAAGTTAGGGTGTTGCCAAAATGTAACCATGGTTTCCATGTAAGGTGTATAGATACATGGTTGCTGTCACGCTCATCTTGCCCAACTTGCAGGCAGTCATTGTTGGATCAGGCAACTAGCAGCAGTGATGGTGCAGTGGAGATAGAAAACGGAATCCGACCACATGGAAATTCTTCAGGAGGACAACAAGCTGATGTACCAGTTCCTGCAGATGAGGTTGGTTGA